Proteins encoded within one genomic window of Guyparkeria hydrothermalis:
- a CDS encoding S8 family serine peptidase codes for MRPSRRVAIVCGSAAMALLLTACGGGGGGTAPPPSDSGTGTYTFTPVQPAETITESNSGEPNPSEVIAVIDTGLDQNHTEFQGDNPVGEPIVASTRDSCVNAGGCTDPNDTSDETGHGTAVASLIASRNLAYSGNSQLAVYDISDESSGDAEVGSITQALSDVVDNGNRVANLSYAVDMIRTRQAYGVLTDERLQIDRFVNSGAVLISSAGNTAESYSDIVGSSWDADSAELNSMIDQYLVVGALADDELASYSNVAGSNSLVQSRFLVTQGSHTVAIANSTPDAYGTGTGTSFAAPIVSAAMATILSKWDHFTPAEAAQRLLDTTDREFANRNDSSSDNYGDSSCGASNDTDCGLYTYGQGRLDIEAALAPEGVVSVATTASVPDGSNPDAGSSISTSGLVLPAGLGDTAEQIATAASRVEVFDELGRNYTADLSSMVQTATDPTSGLGYRMSRFLSAGLGGEAFGHDPSTGTTQRVRIDGAGRLNLASIGTDRDTHGINVEAYHFGHGSSAPDAEGSTGMAMVFYAGNTPMANQIDSANGMSIELPIAPRLSLTSRYWQGEKRLSLDPTGQADRLSNLALGLKAELLKGINLTAGYASLDESAGFLGMSGMGGFSTRAGSDMGLMQLGIDARFGGLSAFASFQTGHAEAGFERSLIRRIEADVEQLAIGAAYAFDHGRKQIALVASQPMHLTGGTAEMKLATDRTRDGDVVYRHESIPLSAAHTPTNYEIGYRQRLGKKTLLGINAMRMENAPSQSDGNVDHGAMAIVGYQF; via the coding sequence ATGCGCCCGTCCAGACGTGTCGCGATTGTCTGCGGCTCGGCCGCCATGGCCCTGCTTCTCACCGCCTGCGGGGGTGGTGGCGGTGGCACGGCCCCGCCTCCCAGTGATTCGGGGACCGGCACATATACCTTCACCCCCGTTCAGCCGGCCGAAACCATCACCGAAAGCAACTCGGGCGAGCCGAACCCCTCCGAGGTGATCGCGGTCATCGACACCGGACTGGACCAGAACCACACCGAGTTCCAGGGCGACAACCCCGTCGGCGAGCCGATCGTCGCCTCGACCAGGGACTCCTGTGTGAACGCCGGCGGCTGTACGGATCCCAACGACACCTCCGACGAAACCGGTCATGGCACCGCCGTGGCCTCGCTGATCGCCAGCCGGAATCTGGCCTATTCCGGCAATTCGCAGTTGGCGGTGTACGACATTTCCGATGAAAGCAGCGGGGATGCGGAAGTCGGCTCCATCACACAGGCACTCAGTGACGTCGTCGACAACGGCAACCGCGTCGCCAACCTGAGTTATGCCGTGGACATGATCCGGACGCGGCAGGCCTATGGCGTCCTTACCGACGAGCGGCTACAGATCGACCGCTTCGTCAATTCGGGCGCGGTGCTGATCTCCTCGGCCGGCAACACCGCCGAGAGCTACTCCGATATCGTCGGTTCGAGCTGGGATGCGGACAGCGCCGAACTCAACTCGATGATCGACCAGTATCTGGTCGTCGGCGCGCTTGCCGATGACGAACTGGCCAGCTACTCCAACGTCGCCGGCAGCAATTCGCTGGTCCAGAGCCGCTTTCTGGTCACGCAGGGCTCACACACCGTCGCCATCGCCAACAGCACGCCCGATGCCTATGGGACGGGAACGGGAACGTCGTTCGCCGCACCGATTGTCTCCGCGGCCATGGCGACCATCCTCTCCAAATGGGACCACTTCACGCCCGCGGAGGCCGCGCAACGACTGCTCGACACCACCGACCGGGAATTCGCCAACCGCAACGATTCGTCCAGCGACAACTACGGCGATAGCTCGTGCGGCGCCTCCAACGACACCGACTGCGGGCTGTATACCTACGGTCAGGGTCGGCTCGACATCGAGGCGGCACTGGCCCCCGAGGGCGTGGTTTCCGTTGCCACCACCGCCTCCGTCCCCGACGGCAGCAATCCGGATGCCGGCTCGTCGATCAGCACCTCGGGGCTGGTGCTGCCCGCCGGGCTGGGCGACACGGCGGAGCAAATCGCCACCGCCGCCTCGCGGGTCGAGGTCTTCGACGAGCTGGGCCGAAACTACACCGCCGACCTGTCGAGCATGGTGCAGACCGCCACCGACCCGACCAGCGGGCTCGGCTACCGAATGAGCCGCTTCCTCTCTGCCGGCCTGGGCGGCGAGGCCTTCGGCCATGACCCATCCACCGGCACCACCCAGCGGGTGCGCATCGACGGAGCCGGCCGGTTGAACCTGGCGTCGATCGGCACGGATAGAGACACCCACGGCATCAATGTCGAGGCCTACCACTTCGGTCACGGCAGCTCCGCCCCTGACGCTGAGGGGTCCACGGGGATGGCAATGGTCTTCTACGCCGGCAACACCCCCATGGCCAACCAGATCGACTCGGCCAACGGCATGAGCATCGAACTGCCCATCGCGCCGCGACTCTCACTCACTTCCCGCTACTGGCAGGGCGAGAAGCGCCTGTCGCTCGACCCGACCGGCCAGGCCGACCGCCTAAGCAACCTGGCCTTGGGCCTCAAGGCCGAATTGCTCAAGGGGATCAACCTGACCGCAGGCTATGCCAGCCTGGACGAATCGGCGGGGTTCCTCGGCATGAGCGGCATGGGCGGGTTCTCCACCCGTGCCGGTTCCGACATGGGCCTGATGCAGTTGGGTATCGATGCACGCTTCGGCGGGCTCTCGGCGTTCGCCAGCTTCCAGACCGGCCACGCCGAGGCCGGCTTCGAGCGCAGCCTGATCCGCCGCATCGAAGCCGACGTCGAACAACTCGCCATCGGCGCGGCCTACGCGTTCGACCATGGCCGCAAGCAGATCGCCTTGGTCGCCAGTCAGCCGATGCACCTGACCGGCGGCACCGCCGAGATGAAGCTCGCCACCGATCGCACGCGCGACGGCGACGTCGTCTATCGCCACGAATCCATCCCCCTCTCGGCCGCCCACACCCCGACCAACTACGAGATCGGTTATCGCCAGCGTCTAGGCAAGAAGACCCTGCTGGGCATCAACGCCATGCGGATGGAAAACGCCCCCAGCCAGAGCGACGGCAATGTCGACCACGGGGCAATGGCGATCGTCGGGTATCAGTTCTGA
- a CDS encoding PAS domain S-box protein, with translation MDVPNQEQRIRELEAALETEKERADDLYAEMFTRNAAPKLLIAADSGQIVDANPAAISFYGYDRETLLSLNISDINTANPDEIASERQRAAREERRYFRFCHRLASGEVRDVEVYSGPVIIEGTPCLHSIIHDVTETRRYQERLEHYREIFESLPVGVYENAPGDDGHFSAVNPAMVDIFEAEDAEELMATPTARLYPDPADRKAFSDKLLEAGELQGEVLHLQTLKGRPIEVSLSAMVRHTDDGDVVFGGVMSDITEQEQTRQQLIESETRHCSILDAMAEGVILQNREGEVVEANASARRILGVDDSELLGCRSDNPRWQAIYPDGSPFPGDEHPISISLRDGVSVREQEMGLPQPDGRTRWLRINSEPLFLGDDETPSAAVATFIDVTDRFESRQRLAHNESRYRDLVENQPQIVHRYLPDTTITFANGVLARLMGTDAENLVGYRWIGAIEPEARDEILAELNRLTPDNPVNHYENALTIADGSKRWIHWTNRAFFDENGKLVELQAVGVDLTERRELEEKQKQLTEIIDALPDLVAIATPDGEPFYYNRAGLKMLGIDSIEQQRGTNARDRHPPWAVSLIVNTAQPIAREKGWWQGETVFIDWHGNEIPVLQTIIAHYDADGELTRYSTMMRDLSEQKAREYRLRQLTAILEATPDFISLADPDGKVLYINRGGRRLLGLREDSDRPVEDEERLTMLAKTGAWAQPDWAAKLIKQQGIPQAIRDGQWEGETALITASGEELPVSQVILSHRDDDGRLQRLSTIIRDISRHKHLEHALERRQSTLETLQRITASNDDLETRLHKMLELGAETFGLPYGVISHVRGNEYYVRTAISPGDVLKPGMHFDLEKTYCVHTLAANAPTGFHEAGKSSIRNHPCYTEQGLEAYLGAPIHVGNAVFGTLSFSRPEPHEPYSTYDWQLVSLMAQWVSYELTQEADRRALESERNRFIGGPTVVVGWRWETGSPITYVSPNVEAVFGLKQTDLIGQHYLDRIHPSDRAECRRQLKKIESGDFDQVEREYRMQNGHGDYRWVHDFVVADRDSHGAVESLNGYLLDATQRRALEADQRLLAVAFQTGQALMLLSPDWCIERVNDAFTRLTGYAADEVVGRDPLFLDSTRNSDDFRSAFSQALSQQGCWEGEVHRCHKDGHDVPLWESICSVTDGAGQIEHYVSVFHDISEQKRVERELEHLASHDRLTGAFNRGQIYELLDAAETARQRYGTPFSVLMFDIDHFKRINDTFGHQAGDQALVELSRRVDSLLRITDQFGRWGGEEFLVIATHTPINGAIKLAERIRETIGDTPFPDIGTVTVSIGVAEMRDGLTIKSLEARADHALYAAKDGGRNQVQIAARSS, from the coding sequence ATGGACGTGCCGAACCAGGAACAACGCATCCGGGAACTGGAGGCGGCTCTCGAAACGGAGAAGGAGCGCGCCGACGATCTGTACGCGGAGATGTTCACACGCAATGCGGCGCCGAAGCTGCTGATCGCCGCGGACTCCGGCCAAATCGTGGATGCCAACCCGGCGGCCATCTCGTTTTACGGCTATGACCGTGAAACCCTGCTCTCACTCAACATCAGTGACATCAACACCGCGAATCCCGATGAAATCGCCAGCGAGCGGCAACGTGCCGCGCGCGAGGAGCGACGGTACTTCCGTTTCTGCCACCGGCTGGCGAGCGGTGAGGTGCGGGATGTCGAGGTCTACAGCGGCCCCGTGATCATCGAGGGCACACCCTGCCTGCACTCGATCATTCACGACGTCACCGAGACCCGGCGCTACCAGGAACGACTCGAGCACTACCGTGAAATCTTCGAGTCCCTGCCAGTGGGCGTCTACGAGAACGCCCCGGGCGACGACGGCCACTTCTCGGCCGTCAACCCCGCCATGGTCGATATATTCGAGGCCGAGGACGCCGAGGAACTCATGGCCACGCCCACCGCCCGGCTCTACCCCGACCCGGCGGACCGCAAGGCCTTCTCCGACAAGCTGCTTGAGGCCGGGGAGCTACAGGGCGAAGTGCTACACCTGCAGACGCTGAAAGGCCGGCCGATCGAGGTATCGCTGAGCGCCATGGTCCGGCATACGGACGATGGCGATGTCGTTTTCGGCGGCGTGATGTCGGACATCACCGAACAGGAGCAGACCCGCCAACAGCTGATAGAAAGCGAGACGCGCCACTGCAGCATTCTCGATGCCATGGCCGAGGGTGTGATCCTGCAGAATCGCGAAGGTGAAGTCGTCGAGGCCAACGCCTCGGCGCGGCGCATTCTCGGCGTGGACGACTCCGAACTGCTCGGCTGCCGCTCCGACAACCCACGCTGGCAGGCCATTTATCCTGACGGCTCGCCCTTCCCCGGCGACGAACACCCCATTTCGATCAGCCTGCGCGACGGGGTCTCTGTGCGCGAGCAGGAGATGGGCCTGCCGCAGCCGGACGGGCGCACCCGCTGGCTGCGCATCAACAGCGAGCCGCTGTTCCTCGGCGACGACGAGACACCCTCGGCGGCAGTCGCCACGTTCATCGACGTGACCGACCGATTCGAATCACGTCAGCGGCTCGCTCATAACGAATCGCGCTATCGCGACCTGGTGGAAAACCAGCCGCAAATCGTTCACCGCTACCTGCCCGACACCACCATTACCTTCGCCAACGGCGTATTGGCTCGCCTGATGGGCACCGACGCGGAGAATCTGGTCGGTTACCGTTGGATCGGCGCGATCGAGCCCGAGGCCCGCGACGAAATACTGGCCGAACTCAACCGGCTCACGCCGGACAACCCCGTCAACCATTACGAAAATGCGCTGACGATCGCCGACGGCAGCAAACGGTGGATTCACTGGACCAACCGGGCGTTTTTCGACGAAAACGGCAAGCTGGTCGAGCTGCAGGCGGTCGGTGTCGACTTGACCGAGCGGCGCGAACTCGAGGAGAAGCAGAAACAGCTCACCGAGATCATCGACGCCCTCCCCGACCTGGTCGCAATCGCGACGCCGGATGGCGAGCCGTTCTACTACAACCGCGCCGGTCTCAAGATGCTGGGCATCGACTCGATCGAACAGCAGCGGGGGACGAATGCACGCGACCGTCATCCGCCATGGGCAGTCTCGCTGATCGTAAACACGGCGCAACCGATCGCACGCGAGAAGGGCTGGTGGCAAGGGGAAACCGTCTTTATCGACTGGCACGGCAACGAGATCCCGGTGCTGCAGACGATCATCGCCCACTACGATGCGGACGGCGAACTGACGCGCTATTCGACCATGATGCGCGACCTGTCCGAGCAGAAGGCCCGCGAGTATCGCCTGCGCCAGCTCACCGCGATTCTCGAGGCCACCCCCGATTTCATCTCGCTCGCCGATCCGGACGGCAAGGTGCTGTACATCAACCGCGGCGGCCGCCGGCTGCTCGGTCTGAGGGAAGACAGCGACCGCCCGGTTGAAGACGAAGAGCGTCTCACCATGCTTGCGAAAACAGGCGCCTGGGCCCAGCCCGACTGGGCCGCCAAGCTGATCAAGCAACAGGGGATACCGCAGGCGATTCGCGACGGACAATGGGAAGGAGAAACCGCGCTGATTACCGCCTCCGGCGAGGAACTGCCGGTCTCGCAGGTAATCCTGTCGCACCGTGACGACGACGGCCGGCTGCAGCGGCTGTCGACCATCATCCGTGACATCAGCCGGCACAAGCACCTCGAACACGCCCTGGAACGCCGCCAAAGCACGCTCGAGACACTCCAGCGCATCACCGCCTCGAATGACGACCTCGAGACCCGCCTGCACAAGATGCTTGAGCTCGGGGCCGAAACCTTCGGGCTCCCCTACGGCGTCATCAGCCACGTCCGCGGCAACGAGTACTACGTACGCACTGCCATCTCGCCGGGCGACGTGCTCAAGCCGGGCATGCACTTCGATCTCGAGAAGACCTACTGCGTCCACACCCTCGCGGCAAACGCCCCGACCGGGTTCCACGAAGCCGGCAAGTCCTCGATCCGCAACCATCCCTGCTACACCGAACAAGGGCTGGAAGCCTACCTGGGCGCCCCGATCCATGTCGGCAACGCCGTCTTCGGCACGTTGAGCTTCTCCCGCCCCGAACCACACGAGCCATACAGCACCTACGACTGGCAGCTGGTCTCGCTGATGGCGCAGTGGGTGAGCTACGAACTCACACAGGAAGCCGACCGCCGGGCACTCGAATCCGAGCGCAACCGGTTCATCGGTGGCCCGACGGTGGTCGTCGGCTGGCGATGGGAGACCGGCAGCCCGATCACCTACGTCTCGCCCAACGTCGAGGCCGTGTTCGGTCTCAAGCAGACCGATCTCATCGGCCAGCACTACCTCGACCGGATCCACCCCTCGGATCGCGCCGAGTGCCGCCGTCAACTCAAGAAGATCGAATCCGGCGACTTCGACCAGGTCGAGCGCGAATATCGAATGCAGAACGGCCACGGTGATTACCGCTGGGTTCACGACTTCGTCGTGGCCGACCGCGACTCACACGGCGCCGTCGAATCCCTCAACGGCTACCTGCTCGATGCCACCCAGCGCCGGGCGCTGGAAGCAGACCAGCGCCTGCTCGCCGTGGCCTTCCAGACCGGCCAGGCCCTGATGCTGCTCAGCCCCGACTGGTGCATCGAGCGGGTCAACGATGCCTTCACGCGCCTTACCGGATACGCGGCAGACGAAGTGGTCGGCCGTGATCCTCTCTTCCTCGACTCCACCCGAAACTCCGACGACTTCCGGTCGGCGTTTTCGCAGGCCCTGTCACAACAAGGCTGCTGGGAAGGCGAAGTGCATCGCTGCCACAAGGACGGCCACGACGTGCCCTTGTGGGAATCGATCTGCTCGGTCACCGACGGGGCCGGCCAGATCGAGCACTATGTCTCGGTATTCCACGACATCAGCGAACAGAAACGCGTCGAACGTGAGCTCGAACACCTGGCCTCCCATGATCGCCTCACCGGCGCGTTCAACCGGGGCCAGATCTACGAGCTGCTCGACGCCGCCGAAACTGCCCGCCAGCGTTACGGCACGCCGTTCTCAGTGCTGATGTTCGACATCGACCACTTCAAACGCATCAACGACACCTTTGGCCACCAGGCCGGTGATCAGGCACTGGTCGAACTGTCGCGCCGAGTCGACAGTCTCCTGCGAATCACCGACCAGTTCGGCCGCTGGGGCGGGGAGGAATTCCTTGTGATCGCCACCCATACCCCGATCAACGGCGCGATAAAGCTCGCCGAACGCATCCGCGAAACCATCGGCGACACACCGTTCCCCGATATCGGCACGGTCACCGTCAGTATCGGTGTCGCCGAGATGCGTGACGGTTTGACTATCAAGTCGCTGGAAGCACGGGCCGACCACGCGCTTTACGCCGCCAAGGATGGCGGACGAAACCAGGTGCAGATCGCGGCACGATCCTCGTGA
- a CDS encoding lipid A deacylase LpxR family protein: MRANMLHWHTVGWLAALSIASPLAQAESLFSIKTENDAYVGAGDGHYTNGFEMSWAYETDADHWSHSVANFVPGWRPEEVVGMSYRLGHRIYTPKRITVAAPQPDDRPYAGVLYTGASVHGQDQHDGWHETHSVHVDAGIVGPSAAAEPIQEHFHEYIAGEKPEGWDYQLSDEPFLNIGYEHAWIDEFAIGPLDFEYGPTAGFAAGNLYTYGSGGLLFRFGSHLDKSYGIPSIAPAQGQRAFFRRDKGFGWYVFASAEGRYMAHNMLLDGNTHKDGPSVERKPWVADGQVGFAVNWDRWQLAYTMVWRTKEFETQNTRDRFGSLTLSMWI; the protein is encoded by the coding sequence ATGCGCGCGAACATGCTTCACTGGCACACCGTCGGATGGCTGGCGGCACTGAGCATCGCCAGTCCGCTGGCGCAGGCCGAAAGCCTGTTCTCGATCAAGACCGAAAACGATGCCTATGTCGGCGCGGGCGACGGTCACTACACCAATGGCTTCGAGATGTCGTGGGCCTACGAGACCGACGCGGATCACTGGAGCCACTCGGTCGCCAACTTTGTCCCGGGCTGGCGGCCGGAAGAGGTGGTCGGCATGTCCTATCGGCTCGGGCATCGCATCTATACGCCCAAGCGCATCACCGTAGCCGCGCCCCAGCCGGATGACCGGCCCTACGCCGGGGTGCTCTACACCGGCGCCTCCGTTCACGGCCAGGACCAACACGACGGCTGGCATGAAACGCATAGCGTGCATGTGGATGCCGGCATCGTTGGCCCCAGCGCCGCTGCCGAGCCGATTCAGGAGCACTTCCACGAGTACATCGCGGGCGAAAAACCCGAGGGCTGGGACTACCAGCTGTCCGACGAGCCGTTCCTCAACATCGGCTACGAGCACGCCTGGATCGACGAGTTCGCCATCGGTCCGCTCGATTTCGAGTACGGGCCGACCGCCGGGTTTGCCGCAGGCAACCTGTACACCTACGGCTCGGGCGGCCTTCTGTTCCGTTTCGGCAGCCATCTGGACAAGAGCTACGGCATTCCGTCGATCGCCCCGGCACAAGGACAGCGCGCATTCTTCCGCCGCGACAAAGGGTTCGGCTGGTACGTGTTTGCCTCCGCCGAGGGCCGGTACATGGCGCACAACATGCTGCTCGACGGCAATACGCACAAGGACGGCCCCTCGGTCGAACGCAAGCCGTGGGTAGCAGACGGCCAGGTCGGCTTCGCCGTGAACTGGGACCGCTGGCAACTCGCCTACACCATGGTCTGGCGCACCAAGGAATTCGAGACGCAGAACACCCGCGACCGCTTCGGTTCGCTCACTCTGTCGATGTGGATATAA
- a CDS encoding DUF5615 family PIN-like protein, with product MAIPRFLCDEMLERLGRWLRAAGYDTAIATPGSDDRELVDQAREEERWMVTRDRHLARFRNGDGRIVLLESNDTPGLAAELSERFHIDWLRRPFSRCLDCNTPLRPATPEQGERVPRTARAFSSEAWYCPTCDKVYWPGSHVRRMRHTLENFAHRQWVVAGD from the coding sequence ATGGCCATCCCCCGCTTTCTCTGCGACGAAATGCTCGAGCGTCTCGGCCGCTGGCTGCGAGCCGCCGGCTACGACACGGCGATCGCCACGCCGGGCAGCGACGACCGCGAGTTGGTCGATCAGGCACGTGAAGAGGAACGTTGGATGGTCACCCGTGACCGCCACCTCGCCCGCTTTCGCAACGGCGACGGCCGCATCGTGCTACTGGAGAGCAACGACACCCCCGGCCTGGCGGCCGAGCTGAGCGAACGTTTTCACATCGACTGGCTGCGCCGGCCGTTCTCGCGCTGCCTCGACTGCAACACGCCGCTGCGCCCGGCCACGCCCGAACAAGGGGAACGCGTGCCGCGCACGGCCCGCGCCTTCTCGTCGGAGGCCTGGTACTGCCCGACTTGCGACAAGGTCTACTGGCCGGGGAGCCACGTCCGCCGCATGCGCCACACGCTGGAGAACTTCGCCCACCGACAGTGGGTCGTAGCCGGAGATTGA
- a CDS encoding Lrp/AsnC family transcriptional regulator, with protein sequence MAGNMHGIGQFALEKNEMNRLDTEIIGMLIKDGRLSYAEIARQLGVTRAHVRDRVQVLVDSGSIEQFTAVIDPEKLGKSVSAFLDIKATPETIEEIAQSLADQPEVISLYIMSDMRSLHTHALTDSQESLLAFASREIYGREGIVSVECQTLLKRVKNRVGGPRL encoded by the coding sequence ATGGCAGGAAACATGCACGGCATCGGGCAGTTTGCGCTGGAGAAAAACGAGATGAACCGACTGGATACCGAAATCATCGGCATGCTGATCAAGGACGGACGTTTGTCCTATGCAGAAATTGCCCGCCAGCTTGGCGTCACGCGGGCGCACGTCCGAGATCGGGTGCAGGTACTGGTCGATAGCGGCTCGATCGAGCAGTTCACGGCCGTGATCGACCCCGAGAAGCTGGGCAAGTCCGTGTCGGCCTTCCTCGACATCAAGGCCACGCCCGAGACGATCGAGGAGATCGCCCAGTCGCTGGCGGACCAGCCCGAAGTGATCAGCCTCTACATCATGAGCGACATGCGCAGCCTGCACACGCACGCCCTCACCGACTCGCAGGAATCGTTGCTGGCATTCGCCTCGCGCGAGATCTACGGACGGGAGGGTATCGTCAGCGTCGAGTGCCAGACGCTGCTCAAGCGGGTCAAGAACCGGGTCGGCGGCCCCCGGTTGTAA
- a CDS encoding TRAP transporter substrate-binding protein, translating to MSINRRSFIKTGIAALGATAAASAPMISRAASDKTFVWKMTNAYPAGAPFYSTGPGSAEDFCRMVDEMSGGRLKIKHYAAGELLPALEGFDACSNGIVEMNWANAYYWAGKTPAAQYFTTVPFGMNFQGMNAWIYHGEGQKLWDEVYEPFNVMGMPAGNTGVQMTGWFREPIESVEDFDGLRMRIPGLAGKVYEQLGVSVKLLPGGEIFPALERGVIDAAEFVGPYQDRRLGLHMAAKHYYTTGWAEPCNVTELLVNKDAWAELPEDLQAIVRQAAATCNVISHTWSEANNADALTDLVENEGVKLGTLSPEIIARLKEATADALSDLAASDPMAKKVNDSYFAFKKKHDLWQRRSETVLQTDLA from the coding sequence ATGTCGATCAACCGCAGAAGCTTCATCAAGACCGGTATCGCTGCCCTGGGCGCCACGGCGGCGGCCTCGGCGCCGATGATCTCCCGCGCCGCCTCGGACAAGACGTTCGTCTGGAAGATGACCAACGCCTACCCGGCGGGCGCGCCGTTCTATTCCACCGGGCCGGGCAGCGCGGAGGACTTCTGCCGCATGGTCGACGAGATGTCCGGCGGGCGGCTCAAGATCAAGCATTACGCCGCCGGCGAGCTCCTTCCGGCCCTCGAGGGCTTCGATGCCTGTTCCAACGGCATCGTTGAGATGAACTGGGCAAATGCCTACTACTGGGCCGGCAAGACGCCTGCGGCGCAGTACTTCACCACGGTTCCGTTCGGCATGAACTTCCAGGGCATGAACGCCTGGATCTACCACGGCGAGGGCCAGAAGCTCTGGGACGAGGTCTACGAGCCGTTCAACGTCATGGGCATGCCGGCAGGCAATACCGGCGTGCAGATGACCGGCTGGTTCCGCGAGCCGATCGAGTCGGTCGAGGACTTCGACGGCCTGCGCATGCGCATCCCGGGCCTGGCGGGCAAGGTCTACGAGCAGCTCGGCGTGAGCGTGAAGCTGCTGCCGGGTGGCGAGATCTTCCCGGCGCTCGAGCGCGGCGTGATCGATGCCGCCGAATTCGTCGGCCCGTATCAGGACCGTCGCCTGGGCCTGCACATGGCCGCCAAGCACTACTACACCACCGGCTGGGCCGAGCCGTGCAACGTCACGGAACTGCTGGTCAACAAGGACGCCTGGGCGGAGTTGCCCGAGGACCTGCAGGCGATCGTTCGCCAGGCGGCCGCGACCTGCAACGTGATCAGCCATACCTGGTCGGAGGCCAACAACGCTGATGCGCTCACCGACCTCGTGGAGAACGAGGGCGTGAAGCTCGGCACGTTGTCGCCGGAGATCATCGCCCGACTCAAGGAGGCCACCGCCGACGCGCTGAGCGACCTGGCCGCCTCCGATCCGATGGCGAAGAAGGTCAACGACAGCTACTTCGCCTTCAAGAAGAAGCACGACCTGTGGCAGCGCCGCAGCGAGACCGTGCTCCAGACCGACCTGGCCTAA